The window AAAGCTGCAATGAATCAATTATTTAATCTTATTCAAGATGAATACGAAATTAAATCAGCAGGGGATATCGAAGCTGCTCTATTAGACATGTTTGGAAGTTTTATCGAAAAAGCATTAGAGGCTGAATTAGACCAACATCTTGGATACAGCCGTTACGATTTTCGAAACAAAGCCACTTCAAATACAAGAAATGGACGGAAACCTAAAACCGTTCAGACTCGACTCGGAGAAACAACCATCCAAGCTCCACGAGATCGAGAAGGTTCATTTGAGCCTCAAATCATTCCTAAGCGTCAAACGAATGTTATTGGAATTGAGGATAAAATTTTAGCGCTTTATGCGAAAGGCTTATCAACACGCGATATTTCTAAAGCTTTAGAAGAGATTTATGGCTTTGAAGCGTCACATGAAACGATTTCCAATGTTACGGATAAAATCATTCCGTTAATTCAAGATTGGCAAAAACGTCCCTTAGAAGCTGTCTATCCGATCATTTATTTAGATGCTCTTCATGTCAAAGTAAAGGACGGAGTAGGAGCCTCAACTAAAGCTGTTTATTGTATCATAGGCGTCTCTTTAGATGGTCGTAAAGACGTTTTAAGTCTCTCGATCGGAGAATCAGAAAGTGCCTCTTATTGGATGAGTTTATTAGATGAATTAAAGGCTCGTGGTGTGCAAGATATTTGTATCGCTTGTGTCGATGGTTTAAGTGGTTTTAAACAAGCCATTCAAGCTGTTTTTCCTCATGCGCTCGTTCAACGTTGCTTAGTTCATTTAATCCGACAATCAACCCAATTCGTTTCCTATCAAGATAGAA of the Turicibacter sp. TJ11 genome contains:
- a CDS encoding IS256 family transposase, whose amino-acid sequence is MTRKAAMNQLFNLIQDEYEIKSAGDIEAALLDMFGSFIEKALEAELDQHLGYSRYDFRNKATSNTRNGRKPKTVQTRLGETTIQAPRDREGSFEPQIIPKRQTNVIGIEDKILALYAKGLSTRDISKALEEIYGFEASHETISNVTDKIIPLIQDWQKRPLEAVYPIIYLDALHVKVKDGVGASTKAVYCIIGVSLDGRKDVLSLSIGESESASYWMSLLDELKARGVQDICIACVDGLSGFKQAIQAVFPHALVQRCLVHLIRQSTQFVSYQDRKSFCYDLKQIYQAINRQAAEQAFETFKDKWNPKVPLAVRVWENNIEEIYQLFHFPQEIRKMIYTTNSIESYNSQLRKVLKGKGAFPNEISVMKLIYLQTMGPLAENEVNNPPLLGNESHEEMATSTFKLESNIKSIINLISRSFNTLYIILKN